The following coding sequences lie in one Arabidopsis thaliana chromosome 3, partial sequence genomic window:
- the RPL23AB gene encoding ribosomal protein L23AB (ribosomal protein L23AB (RPL23AB); FUNCTIONS IN: structural constituent of ribosome, RNA binding, nucleotide binding; INVOLVED IN: response to oxidative stress, response to high light intensity, response to cold, translation, ribosome biogenesis; LOCATED IN: cytosolic ribosome, cytosolic large ribosomal subunit, intracellular, membrane; EXPRESSED IN: 24 plant structures; EXPRESSED DURING: 13 growth stages; CONTAINS InterPro DOMAIN/s: Ribosomal protein L23/L25, conserved site (InterPro:IPR001014), Ribosomal protein L23/L15e, core (InterPro:IPR012678), Ribosomal protein L23/L25, N-terminal (InterPro:IPR005633), Nucleotide-binding, alpha-beta plait (InterPro:IPR012677), Ribosomal protein L25/L23 (InterPro:IPR013025), Ribosomal protein L23 (InterPro:IPR019985); BEST Arabidopsis thaliana protein match is: ribosomal protein L23AA (TAIR:AT2G39460.2); Has 2614 Blast hits to 2614 proteins in 920 species: Archae - 307; Bacteria - 1151; Metazoa - 410; Fungi - 142; Plants - 120; Viruses - 0; Other Eukaryotes - 484 (source: NCBI BLink).): MSPAKVDVTKKADPKAKALKAAKAVKSGQIVKKPAKKIRTKVTFHRPKTLTVPRKPKYPKISATPRNKLDHYQILKYPLTTESAMKKIEDNNTLVFIVDIRADKKKIKDAVKKMYDIQTKKVNTLIRPDGTKKAYVRLTPDYDALDVANKIGII; the protein is encoded by the exons ATGTCTCCAGCTAAAG TTGATGTCACCAAGAAAGCCGACCCTAAGGCTAAGGCTTTGAAAGCTGCGAAAGCAGTGAAATCTGGCCAAATCGTTAAAAAGCCTGCGAAGAAGATCAGGACAAAGGTTACTTTCCACAGGCCAAAGACATTGACCGTTCCTAGAAAGCCTAAGTACCCAAAGATCAGTGCTACTCCAAGGAACAAATTGGATCATTACCAGATCCTCAAGTACCCTCTCACTACTGAATCTGCCATGAAAAAGATTGAAGACAACAACACCTTAGTCTTCATTGTTGACATCCGTGCTGACaagaaaaagatcaaagatgCTGTCAAGAAGATGTATGACATTCAGACCAAGAAAGTCAACACCCTCATTAG GCCCGATGGAACAAAGAAGGCGTATGTGAGGTTGACTCCTGATTATGATGCTTTGGATGTGGCTAACAAAATCGGGATCATCTAA
- a CDS encoding NAD(P)-binding Rossmann-fold superfamily protein (NAD(P)-binding Rossmann-fold superfamily protein; FUNCTIONS IN: oxidoreductase activity, binding, catalytic activity; INVOLVED IN: oxidation reduction, metabolic process; LOCATED IN: peroxisome; EXPRESSED IN: leaf; CONTAINS InterPro DOMAIN/s: Short-chain dehydrogenase/reductase, conserved site (InterPro:IPR020904), NAD(P)-binding domain (InterPro:IPR016040), Glucose/ribitol dehydrogenase (InterPro:IPR002347), Short-chain dehydrogenase/reductase SDR (InterPro:IPR002198); BEST Arabidopsis thaliana protein match is: NAD(P)-binding Rossmann-fold superfamily protein (TAIR:AT3G55310.1); Has 35333 Blast hits to 34131 proteins in 2444 species: Archae - 798; Bacteria - 22429; Metazoa - 974; Fungi - 991; Plants - 531; Viruses - 0; Other Eukaryotes - 9610 (source: NCBI BLink).): MSNHQTVLKLLEPWCELKDKVVLVTGASSGIGREICLDLAKAGCQVIAAARRVDRLNSLCSEINSFSSTGIQAAALELDVSSDAATIQKAVREAWDIFGKIDALINNAGIRGNVKSSLDLSEDEWDNVFKTNLKGPWLVSKHVCMLMRDAKRGGSVINISSIAGIRGMLPGGLAYACSKGGVDTMSRMMALELGVHKIRVNSIAPGLFKSEITQGLMQKEWLKNVTERTVPLKVQQTVDPGLTSLVRYLIHDSSQYISGNTYIVDSGATLPGVPIFSSL, from the exons ATGAGCAATCATCAAACT GTGTTGAAGCTATTGGAGCCATGGTGTGAACTTAAAGACAAAGTGGTTCTTGTGACAGGAGCTTCCTCTGGTATTGGAAGAGAGATCTGTCTTGATCTTGCCAAAGCTGGTTGCCAGGTTATTGCAGCAGCTCGTCGTGTTGATCGACTCAACTCTCTCTGCTCTGAAATCAACAGCTTCAGTTCAACTGGAATCCAAGCCGCAGCTCTTGAGTTAGACGTTTCATCAGACGCAGCCACCATTCAAAAAGCGGTCAGGGAAGCTTGGGACATCTTTGGAAAGATCGATGCATTGATCAACAATGCTGGAATCAGAGGCAATGTCAAGTCGAGTTTGGATTTGTCAGAGGACGAATGGGACAACGTCTTCAAGACCAACTTAAAGGGTCCTTGGTTAGTATCCAAACATGTTTGTATGTTAATGCGTGACGCTAAACGAGGTGGCTCGGTGATAAACATCTCATCGATCGCCGGGATCCGGGGTATGTTGCCCGGTGGACTTGCTTATGCTTGTTCCAAAGGCGGTGTTGACACCATGTCAAGGATGATGGCACTTGAGTTAGGTGTTCATAAGATCAGAGTGAACTCGATCGCACCGGGGCTTTTCAAGTCAGAGATCACACAAGGTCTTATGCAAAAGGAGTGGCTCAAGAATGTTACCGAGAGGACTGTGCCGTTAAAGGTGCAACAGACCGTTGATCCAGGGCTTACTTCTCTGGTTCGCTATCTCATTCATGACTCTTCTCAATATATATCCGGGAATACATACATTGTTGATTCCGGTGCTACATTGCCCGGTGTGCCTATCTTTTCATCTCTCTGA
- a CDS encoding NAD(P)-binding Rossmann-fold superfamily protein (NAD(P)-binding Rossmann-fold superfamily protein; FUNCTIONS IN: oxidoreductase activity, binding, catalytic activity; INVOLVED IN: oxidation reduction, metabolic process; LOCATED IN: peroxisome; EXPRESSED IN: leaf; CONTAINS InterPro DOMAIN/s: Short-chain dehydrogenase/reductase, conserved site (InterPro:IPR020904), NAD(P)-binding domain (InterPro:IPR016040), Glucose/ribitol dehydrogenase (InterPro:IPR002347), Short-chain dehydrogenase/reductase SDR (InterPro:IPR002198); BEST Arabidopsis thaliana protein match is: NAD(P)-binding Rossmann-fold superfamily protein (TAIR:AT3G55310.1); Has 128769 Blast hits to 128555 proteins in 3647 species: Archae - 1021; Bacteria - 82974; Metazoa - 6760; Fungi - 6996; Plants - 3211; Viruses - 5; Other Eukaryotes - 27802 (source: NCBI BLink).): MSNHQTQVLKLLEPWCELKDKVVLVTGASSGIGREICLDLAKAGCQVIAAARRVDRLNSLCSEINSFSSTGIQAAALELDVSSDAATIQKAVREAWDIFGKIDALINNAGIRGNVKSSLDLSEDEWDNVFKTNLKGPWLVSKHVCMLMRDAKRGGSVINISSIAGIRGMLPGGLAYACSKGGVDTMSRMMALELGVHKIRVNSIAPGLFKSEITQGLMQKEWLKNVTERTVPLKVQQTVDPGLTSLVRYLIHDSSQYISGNTYIVDSGATLPGVPIFSSL; the protein is encoded by the exons ATGAGCAATCATCAAACT CAGGTGTTGAAGCTATTGGAGCCATGGTGTGAACTTAAAGACAAAGTGGTTCTTGTGACAGGAGCTTCCTCTGGTATTGGAAGAGAGATCTGTCTTGATCTTGCCAAAGCTGGTTGCCAGGTTATTGCAGCAGCTCGTCGTGTTGATCGACTCAACTCTCTCTGCTCTGAAATCAACAGCTTCAGTTCAACTGGAATCCAAGCCGCAGCTCTTGAGTTAGACGTTTCATCAGACGCAGCCACCATTCAAAAAGCGGTCAGGGAAGCTTGGGACATCTTTGGAAAGATCGATGCATTGATCAACAATGCTGGAATCAGAGGCAATGTCAAGTCGAGTTTGGATTTGTCAGAGGACGAATGGGACAACGTCTTCAAGACCAACTTAAAGGGTCCTTGGTTAGTATCCAAACATGTTTGTATGTTAATGCGTGACGCTAAACGAGGTGGCTCGGTGATAAACATCTCATCGATCGCCGGGATCCGGGGTATGTTGCCCGGTGGACTTGCTTATGCTTGTTCCAAAGGCGGTGTTGACACCATGTCAAGGATGATGGCACTTGAGTTAGGTGTTCATAAGATCAGAGTGAACTCGATCGCACCGGGGCTTTTCAAGTCAGAGATCACACAAGGTCTTATGCAAAAGGAGTGGCTCAAGAATGTTACCGAGAGGACTGTGCCGTTAAAGGTGCAACAGACCGTTGATCCAGGGCTTACTTCTCTGGTTCGCTATCTCATTCATGACTCTTCTCAATATATATCCGGGAATACATACATTGTTGATTCCGGTGCTACATTGCCCGGTGTGCCTATCTTTTCATCTCTCTGA
- the MKP1 gene encoding mitogen-activated protein kinase phosphatase 1 (mitogen-activated protein kinase phosphatase 1 (MKP1); CONTAINS InterPro DOMAIN/s: Protein-tyrosine phosphatase, active site (InterPro:IPR016130), Dual-specific/protein-tyrosine phosphatase, conserved region (InterPro:IPR000387), Dual specificity phosphatase, catalytic domain (InterPro:IPR000340), Dual specificity phosphatase, subgroup, catalytic domain (InterPro:IPR020422); BEST Arabidopsis thaliana protein match is: MAPK phosphatase 2 (TAIR:AT3G06110.3); Has 4115 Blast hits to 4050 proteins in 297 species: Archae - 2; Bacteria - 48; Metazoa - 2335; Fungi - 439; Plants - 312; Viruses - 98; Other Eukaryotes - 881 (source: NCBI BLink).), which produces MVGREDAMGNDEAPPGSKKMFWRSASWSASRTASQVPEGDEQSLNIPCAISSGPSRRCPAAPLTPRSHHNSKARACLPPLQPLAISRRSLDEWPKAGSDDVGEWPHPPTPSGNKTGERLKLDLSSTQQRVTDKSSGLAKREKIAFFDKECSKVADHIYVGGDAVAKDKSILKNNGITHILNCVXFICPEYFKSDFCYRSLWLQDSPSEDITSILYDVFDYFEDVREQSGRIFVHCCQGVSRSTSLVIAYLMWREGQSFDDAFQYVKSARGIADPNMGFACQLLQCQKRVHAFPLSPTSLLRMYKMSPHSPYDPLHLVPKLLNDPCPGSLDSRGAFIIQLPSAIYIWVGRQCETIMEKDAKAAVCQIARYEKVEAPIMVVREGDEPVYYWDAFASILPMIGGSVIKVQPGDRKVDAYNLDFEIFQKAIEGGFVPTLASSNNEHETHLPARENSWSSLKCKFASRFDKGFRYVSKTPLSRVYSDSMMIVHSSGSPSSTTSSSSTASPPFLSPDSVCSTNSGNSLKSFSQSSGRSSLRPSIPPSLTLPKFSSLSLLPSQTSPKESRGVNTFLQPSPNRKASPSLAERRGSLKGSLKLPGLADSNRGTPAFTLHPDDSNDIVFNLEGIRNGDLYPPSDCKGTSVDSDLPEKEIISLISCSKSDRHKSGGDTDSSGQPLACRWPSMEMITKLSRAYLDSESVIAIPLPSDAVGETGSRNLYIWIGKSFSLDNNCSLVDSNKAADTVENVDWVQIGESILCQMDLPKDTPIKIVRESEDQTELLALLSAL; this is translated from the exons ATGGTGGGAAGAGAGGATGCGATGGGGAATGATGAAGCTCCTCCTGGTtctaagaaaatgttttggcGGTCTGCCTCTTGGTCTGCTTCACGGACTGCATCACAAGTTCCTGAGGGTGATGAGCAAAGCCTGAACATTCCGTGTGCTATTAGTTCTGGGCCGAGTCGAAGATGTCCAGCTGCTCCTTTGACACCTCGTTCACATCATAACAGCAAGGCTAGAGCTTGTTTGCCACCATTGCAGCCTCTTGCCATTTCTAGGAGGAGCTTAGACGAGTGGCCTAAGGCGGGTTCGGATGATGTCGGTGAGTGGCCTCATCCACCAACACCTAGCGGGAACAAAACCGGGGAGAGATTGAAGCTCGATTTATCATCAACGCAGCAGCGGGTAACAGATAAGAGCTCTGGTCTAGCTAAGAGGGAGAAGATTGCTTTCTTTGATAAAGAATGTTCAAAGGTTGCTGATCATATATATGTGGGTGGAGATGCTGTGGCGAAAGACAAGAGCATACTGAAAAACAATGGAATCACGCATATCTTGAACTGCGTTGGTTTATCTGTCCGGAATATTTCAAGTCTGATTTTTGTTACAGATCCTTGTGGTTACAGGATAGTCCGTCAGAGGATATAACTAGTATTCTGTACGATGTGTTTGACTACTTTGAAGATGTGAGGGAGCAAAGTGGAAGGATCTTTGTTCATTGTTGTCAAGGGGTTTCACGATCTACCTCGTTGGTAATAGCATATCTGATGTGGAGAGAAGGGCAAAGTTTTGATGATGCATTTCAGTATGTGAAGTCTGCTAGAGGTATTGCTGATCCTAACATGGGCTTTGCTTGCCAATTGTTACAATGCCAAAAGAGGGTTCATGCGTTCCCGCTTAGCCCTACCTCCTTACTTAGAATGTACAAAATGTCTCCACACTCTCCTTATGACCCTTTGCATCTTGTTCCAAAACTGTTGAATGATCCATGCCCGGGTTCTCTGGATTCAAGAGGTGCATTTATCATTCAGTTACCTTCTGCAATTTACATTTGGGTTGGTAGGCAGTGTGAAACCATCATGGAGAAAGATGCAAAAGCTGCTGTTTGTCAGATTGCTCGATATGAGAAAGTCGAAGCACCTATTATGGTGGTCAGAGAAGGTGATGAGCCTGTTTATTACTGGGATGCATTTGCAAGCATTTTGCCTATGATTGGGGGCTCGGTAATTAAAGTTCAACCAGGTGACAGGAAGGTCGACGCATATAATCtggattttgagatttttcagAAAGCCATAGAGGGAGGTTTTGTGCCAACTTTAGCATCATCCAACAACGAACATGAGACTCATCTTCCTGCAAGGGAAAACAGTTGGAGCTCACTGAAATGTAAGTTTGCATCAAGGTTTGACAAAGGTTTTCGGTATGTCTCCAAAACGCCACTATCTAGGGTCTATTCAGATTCGATGATGATCGTGCATTCATCAGGCTCACCTTcctcaacaacttcttcatcatccactGCGTCGCctccttttctctctcccGATTCTGTATGTTCAACAAATTCAGGCAATAGCTTAAAGAGTTTCTCTCAATCCTCTGGACGTTCGTCCTTGAGACCTTCTATTCCACCATCGCTGACATTGCCTAAATTTTCCAGCCTATCCCTCCTCCCTTCCCAAACTTCTCCTAAAGAATCTCGTGGTGTCAATACTTTTCTTCAACCGTCACCAAATAGAAAGGCTTCACCTTCTCTTGCTGAGCGTAGAGGCAGCCTGAAAGGATCTCTGAAGTTGCCAGGTTTGGCTGATTCCAACAGAGGCACACCTGCTTTTACTTTACATCCGGATGATAGTAATGACATAGTCTTCAATCTGGAGGGTATTAGAAACGGCGATCTATATCCACCAAGTGATTGCAAAGGGACAAGTGTAGATTCAGATTTGCCAGAGAAGGAAATTATATCCTTAATCAGTTGCAGTAAATCTGACAGACACAAATCGGGAGGTGATACTGATAGCTCTGGCCAGCCTTTAGCATGTCGTTGGCCAAGTATGGAGATGATTACAAAACTGAGCAGAGCTTACTTAGATTCAGAATCTGTTATAGCAATCCCGTTGCCAAGTGATGCTGTAGGAGAAACGGGTAGTAGGAATTTGTACATTTGGATCGGAAAGTCATTCTCTTTGGATAACAACTGTTCTCTAGTAGATAGCAACAAAGCGGCAGACACTGTGGAGAATGTTGATTGGGTACAAATTGGTGAATCCATTTTGTGTCAGATGGACTTGCCAAAAGATACCCCTATAAAG ATAGTTAGGGAATCTGAGGATCAGACAGAGTTGCTAGCACTGCTGAGCGCGCTATAA
- the RPL23AB gene encoding ribosomal protein L23AB (ribosomal protein L23AB (RPL23AB); FUNCTIONS IN: structural constituent of ribosome, RNA binding, nucleotide binding; INVOLVED IN: response to oxidative stress, response to high light intensity, response to cold, translation, ribosome biogenesis; LOCATED IN: cytosolic large ribosomal subunit, intracellular, membrane; EXPRESSED IN: 24 plant structures; EXPRESSED DURING: 13 growth stages; CONTAINS InterPro DOMAIN/s: Ribosomal protein L23/L25, conserved site (InterPro:IPR001014), Ribosomal protein L23/L15e, core (InterPro:IPR012678), Ribosomal protein L23/L25, N-terminal (InterPro:IPR005633), Nucleotide-binding, alpha-beta plait (InterPro:IPR012677), Ribosomal protein L25/L23 (InterPro:IPR013025), Ribosomal protein L23 (InterPro:IPR019985); BEST Arabidopsis thaliana protein match is: ribosomal protein L23AA (TAIR:AT2G39460.2); Has 2615 Blast hits to 2615 proteins in 920 species: Archae - 307; Bacteria - 1160; Metazoa - 408; Fungi - 134; Plants - 120; Viruses - 0; Other Eukaryotes - 486 (source: NCBI BLink).), translated as MSPAKVDVTKKADPKAKALKAAKAVKSGQIKIRTKVTFHRPKTLTVPRKPKYPKISATPRNKLDHYQILKYPLTTESAMKKIEDNNTLVFIVDIRADKKKIKDAVKKMYDIQTKKVNTLIRPDGTKKAYVRLTPDYDALDVANKIGII; from the exons ATGTCTCCAGCTAAAG TTGATGTCACCAAGAAAGCCGACCCTAAGGCTAAGGCTTTGAAAGCTGCGAAAGCAGTGAAATCTGGCCAAATC AAGATCAGGACAAAGGTTACTTTCCACAGGCCAAAGACATTGACCGTTCCTAGAAAGCCTAAGTACCCAAAGATCAGTGCTACTCCAAGGAACAAATTGGATCATTACCAGATCCTCAAGTACCCTCTCACTACTGAATCTGCCATGAAAAAGATTGAAGACAACAACACCTTAGTCTTCATTGTTGACATCCGTGCTGACaagaaaaagatcaaagatgCTGTCAAGAAGATGTATGACATTCAGACCAAGAAAGTCAACACCCTCATTAG GCCCGATGGAACAAAGAAGGCGTATGTGAGGTTGACTCCTGATTATGATGCTTTGGATGTGGCTAACAAAATCGGGATCATCTAA
- the HEXO1 gene encoding beta-hexosaminidase 1 (beta-hexosaminidase 1 (HEXO1); FUNCTIONS IN: hexosaminidase activity, beta-N-acetylhexosaminidase activity, hydrolase activity, hydrolyzing O-glycosyl compounds; INVOLVED IN: carbohydrate metabolic process; LOCATED IN: vacuole, plant-type cell wall; EXPRESSED IN: 24 plant structures; EXPRESSED DURING: 13 growth stages; CONTAINS InterPro DOMAIN/s: Glycoside hydrolase, family 20, catalytic core (InterPro:IPR015883), Beta-N-acetylhexosaminidase, subunit a/b (InterPro:IPR015882), Glycoside hydrolase, catalytic core (InterPro:IPR017853), Glycoside hydrolase, family 20 (InterPro:IPR001540), Glycoside hydrolase, subgroup, catalytic core (InterPro:IPR013781); BEST Arabidopsis thaliana protein match is: beta-hexosaminidase 3 (TAIR:AT1G65590.1); Has 3779 Blast hits to 3705 proteins in 735 species: Archae - 2; Bacteria - 2420; Metazoa - 475; Fungi - 222; Plants - 128; Viruses - 0; Other Eukaryotes - 532 (source: NCBI BLink).), translating into MSTNLLRLILLFITLSITSSLSTPSPADSPPYLWPLPAEFSFGNETLSVDPTVTLIVAGNGGGSLIIRAAFDRYMGIIFKHASGRGSLLSRIRFLKMVEYDITSLKIVVHSDSEELQLGVDESYTLMVSKKNEQSIVGAATIEANTVYGALRGLETFSQLCAFDYITKSVQIYKAPWYIQDKPRFGYRGLLIDTSRHYLPIDVIKQIIESMSFAKLNVLHWHIVDEQSFPLETPTYPNLWKGAYSRWERYTVEDASEIVRFAKMRGINVMAEVDVPGHAESWGTGYPDLWPSLSCREPLDVTKNFTFDVISGILADMRKIFPFELFHLGGDEVNTDCWKNTTHVKEWLQGRNFTTKDAYKYFVLRAQQIAISKNWTPVNWEETFSSFGKDLDPRTVIQNWLVSDICQKAVAKGFRCIFSNQGYWYLDHLDVPWEEVYNTEPLNGIEDPSLQKLVIGGEVCMWGETADTSVVLQTIWPRAAAAAERMWSTREAVSKGNITLTALPRLHYFRCLLNNRGVPAAPVDNFYARRPPLGPGSCYAQ; encoded by the exons ATGTCAACGAATCTTCTTCGTCTTATTCTCCTATTCATCACTTTATCTATCACTTCATCTCTGTCAACTCCGTCGCCGGCTGATTCTCCTCCTTATCTATGGCCGTTACCGGCGGAGTTTTCGTTCGGAAACGAAACGCTCTCGGTGGATCCCACCGTGACTCTAATCGTAGCTGGAAATGGCGGTGGATCTCTGATTATTAGAGCTGCGTTTGATAGGTATATGGGTATAATCTTTAAACACGCTTCTGGTAGAGGTTCTCTATTGTCGAGGATTAGATTTCTGAAAATGGTTGAGTATGATATCACTTCTTTGAAGATCGTTGTTCATTCTGATTCTGAGGAg CTTCAATTGGGTGTGGATGAGAGTTATACATTGATGGTGTCGAAGAAGAACGAGCAATCGATTGTTGGAGCAGCCACGATCGAG GCTAATACAGTTTATGGTGCACTTAGAGGATTGGAG ACATTTAGCCAGTTGTGTGCCTTTGATTATATAACCAAATCTGTGCAAATATATAAAGCACCATGGTATATTCAAGATAAACCTAGATTTGGATACCGCGGTCTGCTGATAG ATACATCAAGACATTATTTACCAATTGATGTTATTAAGCAAATAATCGAATCCATGTCCTTTGCCAAACTT AATGTCCTGCATTGGCACATTGTAGACGAGCAATCATTTCCTCTTGAAACTCCTACATATCCTAATTTGTGGAAAGGAGCTTATTCGAGATGGGAACGTTATACAGTTGAGGATGCCTCTGAGATTGTCAG GTTTGCCAAAATGAGAG GTATTAATGTCATGGCTGAAGTAGATGTCCCTGGCCATGCGGAATCGTG GGGAACTGGATACCCTGATCTTTGGCCGTCTCTGTCTTGCCGAGAGCCCCTTGATGTTACTAAAAACTTTACATTCGATGTGATTTCTGGCATTTTAGCAG ATATGAGAAAGATATTCCCATTTGAGCTTTTCCACTTGGGTGGTGATGAAGTTAATACAG ATTGCTGGAAAAACACAACTCATGTTAAAGAATG GCTTCAGGGTCGCAACTTCACGACTAAGGACGCATATAAATACTTTGTACTCCGAGCGCAACAGATAGCTATATCGAAAAATTGGACACCTGTCAACTG GGAAGAAACCTTCAGTTCCTTTGGAAAAGATCTTGATCCGCGGACTGTGATTCAAAACTG GCTAGTGTCTGATATATGTCAAAAAGCAGTAGCAAAAGGATTCAGGTGCATTTTCAGTAACCAAGGATATTGGTACCTCGACCATTTAGATGTTCCGTGGGAAGAGGTTTATAACACCGAGCCTCTAAATGGAATCGAGGATCCTTCTCTCCAAAAGCTTGTCATCGGAGGAGAAGTTTGCATGTGGGGTGAAACAGCTGATACATCCGTTGTCCTTCAGACCATTTGGCCTCGTGCTGCAGCAGCTGCAG AACGGATGTGGAGCACCAGAGAGGCCGTGTCAAAGGGGAACATAACGTTAACCGCATTGCCACGTCTACACTACTTCAGATGTCTACTGAATAACCGTGGCGTTCCAGCGGCTCCAGTGGATAACTTTTACGCACGAAGACCCCCCTTGGGACCTGGCTCTTGCTATGCTCAGTGA